Genomic segment of Sarcophilus harrisii chromosome 4, mSarHar1.11, whole genome shotgun sequence:
GGTCTGTCTGTAGAAAAAGATGACCCCGACGTGAGGAAAACAACAGGTTGACACCCTGAGTGTCTGTTTGTCGAGACAGAGTCGTTTTCAGCCATGATGTCTTAGCCATAAGTTGTACAAGACGTGTCTTGTGAAGCTTATTGAGACCACAACGCTGTACATGAATCAATGGGACCTGAGGGTAGATGGGGATAGTGTCAGAGGCAGAGAGTAAAGAGTAAGAGAAACAGAGTAACAGTGATTTGGAAAGACCAAGTAGGAATAAGATTCACAAAGACCAAGGGAGGGGTGAAGACCAGAGATACAGATGTAAGAccagaaacagaagcaaggagataaacgatatataagaaaaacagaatggagagcagctagatggctgcTCAAAAGGCACAAAAAGACCATAGAAGCAAATGGGGGTAGGCTCTATGAAGTggggagctggggggggggtgCAATTACCGGGAGACTAAGTAGCTCAAAGTCATGGTCAGAGTCCAGGGTAAAGGGCACATCCTCTGAGCAATGCACCGGGGGCCCTGATGGATTTCTCAGGAAGATAATACCCTTGACTTTCTGCCCCTTTGGGACTCCCTGGAGTTGCAGTCCCACTGAAAGTGGCACACCCAGGCGAACCACAGAGGGTGAAAAGATCAGCAGCCTAAGGGAAACAGGGGTTATGACCTACAGGTACaaatctcccttcctcccttacccaAGACTTTAGCCCACCTGCCCAGCTTTCATCCAAGACCCCACTTCCCATCGGACCATAGCTATTAGAAATCCCATTTCCACTTTCCATAACCCTCAGGGATAGTTTTCCCCAAAGACCTGGCTTCCTGTACAGTCAAGGTGAAAAGGCTTGAAACCCAAAGCAGTATCCATAACAGCTTCATGGTTGGGAGGACTACAGAGATGGTCAGTCCCAGCTGTCCATCTACTCCCTGCTGACTGTTCCAGGGTCCAGGAAAAATAACTTTGCACTTTGCTCCACCCCTGCTCTGGTTTAGCTGGGAAAACACGTGACAATTAAGAAATGCATCTGGCCCAAAGCCCAGTACTGAAAGTACTGGAAACCTGGGCCCCTCTGAGGAAATATTGGATCCCATTAATACAGGTCTTTGTGAAACAAAATGGTTTCTCTTAAGTGTATCCCCAATCTTGATATTTATTCAGGTGAAGTGAGAATACGTAGTGTCTCCCCTCTACAACCTTCACTCCCACTTAACACGTGACATtcagatattattttatgttggaatctttacaaactgttgtTTGTAACATTAGAATTGataagagacaataattatctaatttagcatggttcagtatgattgatctgatcctaggaggagatgttatgggccagaacttgaaagaaggtactaagtacaactgacaaaaacaatgcttgtgttcacacctttagagagctcatagaagcaagaagtatttaagtactcattggagttgacatgtttgggagatttcagggtttagtatgagatatccgaattcacacctcccttctttttctttattttccagagAGCACTCCGAGTTCTCCTTACCCATCCCCAtaactgaacaccaaatagaCATACTGCATTTAAATGAGGCCTTAAAACAGCAcatataaaattgtgcatatcctttaatccagcagtgcttctCCTGGATCTGTAGCCcaaagagagtaagagagaaaagaatctacacgtacaaaaatgtttgtagcagcttttttttgtaaTGCAAGGTATTAGAAATGGAGTGAATGCCCATCTGTTGggaaatagttgaataagttgtgttgtgtaaatggaatggaatacaattgtattccattccattcacaagaaataataagcaggctgatttGGGAAAaccctggaaaaacttacatgaactgatgctgaatgaagtgagcagaaccagaacccTATATACATAATACAGGGTGTGATTGTCAACTATGttgtgtgatggtcaactatgatagatttggctcttctcaccaATGCAAGGATCTAAGACAACTCCAGTAGACTTaggatgagaaatgaaaaaataatggagactgaatactaatttctttttttttttccctagtggttttttccctttttttaagatttttctttcacaacatgactaatatgcaaatatgtttaaaatgactatacatgtataacttagattgcttgctgttttgaggaAGTGAGagataagagaaggaagaggagaaaaatttataactcaaaatcttaccccccccccattttttttaattaaaaagaaaacatcacagaaaaaacaataatttatttggtgatttgaaaagcaaaaaagagaattCCATCCTCTCTGCATCTACTCCATCTATAACAAAATAACATATATTCTATGTGAAAGGCAATAACCAAAACATTGACATAGTTTCTGATCTTCCTCCTTGGCAGAGTTGGACAAGCATGGTCCCACCGCCCAAAATATAAACAACAATGATTATATCTGTCCCATCAACCCAGAGAGCCAAAGCGTAGTCTCAACTCCAGACCTTTCAAGGGAAGACTCCTCTGGAAATGCTATTTCCATCTGTGTTAAGTCAACAGTGACATCTTGGATTGCAGGTTATATCTACACATGAAGTAGGAATAGATATAACCAGAATCTTTATGTTTCAGGCAGGCGAAGAAGAGTCCCAGATGTGGTAGGGACACTGtaggggaagagaaaaacaaataagatttataCAATGTCTACTATATAACTGACACtatactaaacactttacaattatcatctcatttgatccttaaaacaatcctgtgatgcattttacagctaaagaaacCGAGGAAGAcagagataaatgacttgctcattatcccatagctagtaagtgtctgaaacaatctaaactcaggtcttcctgaatccaaagtatagcactctattcactgtgctgccTAGCTAGAAGTAGGAAAAGGAAGGTGGGAAAAGGAAGGTGGGTGGGATAGGAGTCAAAGATAAGGAGTAGGAAGAATTAAGAGAGTCCATGTTTACAAAAAACTGGTGTGGGCAATCAAAAAGCAAGTCCTATAGATCATCAAGATGAGATAAAGCTCCAGTCTTAGATGATTTAACACTTGGCAGTAGGAAGAAAGGGAGTAAGTTAAGATAGATCCTTACATGTCAAGCAACTGTCCTCCAATTAGATCATGTACATGATAGGGAAGACCAAGCCGCACAGACAGAGGAGCCTGTCTGCCTAGAAGCTCAGAAAGGGACAGCTCCCGATACTTGGACTTTCGAACCATTCCAAGTACTGCCTGTCGCCCTAGAAGAAAAAGAGCAGAGCAGAGTAAGTCACAAAAGCAGGGACCTGTAGCACACATAAGACACATAAGACAATGGATGTGATCACTGAGCTCTCTTCTAAGTATCCTTAGTTGGGACAGAGGTGAGAAAGAACAACTCTGGTTTACACTTTTGGAataattagagaaaggaaagagaaaccagtacctttaacaaaatattttacaaatcttcCAGCTCCTGGCACTGACAGCCACCAGCTCCCAGCATCTCGGACTGTGAGGACTCCAGCATTAACCAGCTGCCTAggatgggagaggaaaggaagtgacaGTTAAGGAAAGAGGGAATGTAATTTGCCTGGGTTCCTTTTGCagtgagagaaatagaaaaattcagtCAATTTCATGGGGGGGATATGAACagcatattttttcattgtttaagtCCTCTTTCTAGAAGAATAAAAGTTGATCTCTTTCCCTACTATGttataaggaaaaggaaataaccaaGTTTGTACTGTTCCAATACCAGTTTGGtaatataaagatagaaataaggGTAGTCACTGTTATAAAAACTTGATGCatcttttagggttttttttttaagtgatgacATTCAGTTTTGAGAAATCCCACTCTCATGAGATACATATAACTCTCAACCTTCCCAGATAACCCCATGAGTGAGGATGGGAGAGAAAGCATCCCTGCCAGGAAAAGAATGTTAGGGGGAGAGTTAAAAAGAGCAAGGGAAAAGATTACAATAGGACCATAGATGTAGTTGTCAGTTGCCCAGGTCTTATGCTGCCAACACTCACGTTATCTCACAGTCCCTAAAACCAAAGGTTTGGATCATCTGATCCTGTTGAAAGCTGAGGTCTCCACAGGCTGGAAGTACCAGGGCTAGAAACTTCTTCACTGTCCCTTCAAATGGCCAGCCCCTGCAAGATTCCAGGGCCTGAAGAAGAAACAAGAGGGAAAAGGCAACCAAACTCCAATGTGGCCTTCCACCAAaacccttccttccctccccaccccatttCTTTTCGTAGCATCTTCTCCGATTCTATTAcacacacaattaataacttcctCTTTATCCTGCTACAGCTGTTTCACACAAAGCTATTTGCTTATTGTCTTCCTTGTTAGACTGCAAGCTTCTAGAGGGCAGGAGCTATCTTTTCGTAtccacaatgcctggcacacagtaggaacttaatgtTTACTAACacacaaaatgctttttttgccTCCTTCCTTAATATCTTTCCATCAGTCTTACTAGACCTCAACATTTCCCCAGTCGCTAGTTCCATTGccctatatacacacacacatatatacacactttgGTCCTAAAATCTTCAGTGAAGACAATCCCTTGAGCATCACAATCAAAGCCAAGTTGAATGATTCGAATCTCCCCTTGTTCCCGAAGTTCTCTCTGTCTCAGGAGAGATGGAAAATAAGACATGTCAAAACAGCTATGCTTGGGGAGAGTGAGAGTAAGTTTATAAGGGGGAAGATCGATTGCGGGATAAAGGGGGAAGGGGGTAAAGGCCATTCTTTTCTGATGTCTCTCTCAATGTAGAAAAGACCAAACACCATCTGCGTAGTAAAAGGTCAGCAGAAACTAGTAACTATCTACCAgtttgacaaataaaaaaaaaaaaattaagtctctcTCCACCGGCTACCCCGGCAATGCTTCTTCCGAGTTGGCTGCCCATACGGCATCCCCACATAGCATCTTTCTCTTTTACTCACACAACAAACTGACAGTTCTGCTACTTCTACCTCCAACTATTTTCCTATTTGCCagtccctccccccacccccaaagtcGGCGTTCCCATTGGTTCCGGTGACTCTTCGCGGGCTGCTGCTGATGGGGCTGCTGCTGATGGTGCCGGGGCCAAGGCCCGTCCCCGGGCCCTGCCTCCTGATCCCTCCTGGGCTGCTTCTCACCAGCTGCCTGTCGGCGACGGTCCGGTCTGGCACGAGGCTGTACACCTGGCTCTTGAGGGCGATGGGAGGCAGCGCGTCCTGGAAGAGCCGCCTGGGGAACAATTGGCCCAGTTCCCGAAGGGCCCTGCGCACCGACCCTGGGGGAGGGGTCTAGTCAGGGGCTTGGGCTCTTTTCTCTCTAGGGCCGTCCCGGGCTCCCCCAGACTCCCTCCCGCGTTACCGGACTCACCCTTCGGGAATTCCTCACCGGCCCCCCCTGGCCCTTGTTGCCTCTTGCACCCGAAGGTTTCCGGGACGAGCCGGGGCCGCTTCCGGCTCATGGCCCGGGACCCCCGACCCTTGGGGGGGTTGTGAGTACGGAGACAGAAGGGAAGCACCAGTGACGAGAGCCCGGGGAAGGCGGAGCGGGACGAGGGAAGAAAGACAGGAGAAGGGGACTAGGAGTTGGATCTTCCGGGTAAATGAAGGAGCGTTCCCGGAGGAGAGGCCGGCACAGGAAGAGGCACGGTCGCGGGGAGATGACGTCAGCACCAGCGAGCTGGCTGGCTATGAGCGGAGGCTAGGCGCGCAAGGACCTCAAGGTAAGCGAATATTCCAATTGCCGCTCCCCGGGTAATTCCCTGAGCTGCCGAGCGCCGCCTCGGCGAGATGTGGGCAATTCTGTAGCTGTCGCTTCCTGAGTGTGTCGCGCACAGAAGAAGAAACATTCCCCACTTTGGGCGCTTACGTACTACCGAGTCACGCACAGCCATGGAGGGGGCGGGGAGAGAACAGACTCGGCaccctccctctgccctccacCCCCGCCCCGAAAGCAAGCCGTCTCCCCCAGACCCTGCAGCGACCTGGAGGGCAAACACTGAAGGGGTGGGAGGCGGTGAGAGGTGGGGGTGAAGGGCAGCAGCGGAGGGGATCGGAAATCAGAACCGAGGGTCCCGGAAGTCCAGAGGGGCCAAGACTCCAGGAGATGGGGAGGAAAACTGGCTGAGGGAAAGCTCACTAAATATCCCCCGGAGTTGGAAGTGTGCGAGAGAAAaggcagaggggaggaggaaagaaaagggccCGTCCCCTTCACTCTCCGTGGACGTGCAGGTGTGGGGGTCTGCCTTCTCGCTCAGGcttgagtgtgagtgtgtgtgtgatggggAAAGAGGTCTCCTTTTTGCCCCTGCAGGAGTCAATGGAGTCTCAGAGTGTTAAGCGAAGAGCTGGAGAAATGAAAGATGGGGGGGCAGAGGGCCCCACCAAACGTACCCACCCTGCCCCTTCACTGCCCACCGATGCCTCCCTCTACGTGGGCTCCTTCCCGTTCTACCGCCGCCCCTCGGAATTGGGCCACTTCTCCCTGGACGCCGAGCGCCGCTACCACGGAGACTCCCGGGCCCTGCGTTACTTTGCTCCTCCCCCAATCCACACTTCTGCCCCTGACTTCGACCTCCGGGAAGGCTACCCCGAGCGCTACCGGCCCCGAAATGAGGAGATCAGAGAGGGGCTGGATCACCTACTTCGCTGGCTCCTGGAGCACCGAGGGCAGCTGGAAGGGTGAATACACAGAGGCCACCTCCCCCTGAAAATCAGGAAACCAGGCACCAAGTCTGGGTCACCGTCCTTAGATTGTTATTTTGGGCAAGTTACATGACATTCCAGGTGGTAgttagttgcctcatctgtaaaatggtttgAAACCAGAAGTTTTCCAAGATCCCACATAGAATAAAGGTAGAGCCTGAAACATAAG
This window contains:
- the STK19 gene encoding serine/threonine-protein kinase 19, producing the protein MSRKRPRLVPETFGCKRQQGPGGAGEEFPKGSVRRALRELGQLFPRRLFQDALPPIALKSQVYSLVPDRTVADRQLRELREQGEIRIIQLGFDCDAQGIVFTEDFRTKALESCRGWPFEGTVKKFLALVLPACGDLSFQQDQMIQTFGFRDCEITQLVNAGVLTVRDAGSWWLSVPGAGRFVKYFVKGRQAVLGMVRKSKYRELSLSELLGRQAPLSVRLGLPYHVHDLIGGQLLDIVPTTSGTLLRLPET